The stretch of DNA ATAATCACAAATTGTTGAACTATCCATAATTTTAATGGCACAACCTTTTCCTAAAGAAGTAATACGCTCATGGGCTTGCGAACCAGGAACATCAAAAGCAATGGTAACATCTATCCCCAAACCAAAAGCAGGATTAACCTGTTGAGCAGCAACACTAGCCCCTCTAATTCCAACTTCCTCCTGAACGGTAAAAACACCATACACATCATAAGGTACAGGTTGGTCTTTTAATTCTCTCAACGTTTCAAAAAGCATATAAACAGCCAGTCTATTGTCAAGTGATTTAGAATTAACACAGTTTCCCATCTCAATCAACTCTCGCTCTCTTGTGATAGGATCACCAACACTAATAATGCGTTCTACCTCTTCTTGAGTCATTCCTGTATCAATAAAATAATCCTTGATACCCAATGGTTTTCCTCTTTCTGCAGGAGTCAATAAATGAATAGGTTTGCAGCCCATACAACCAACAACGTCTTCTTTTCCATGTATAATTACTCGTTGAGCCGTTAAGGTCTTGGGGTCAAAACCACCTAGGGTATGGAAACGAATAAAACCGCCTTCTTCGATGTGCGTTACAATAAAGCCAATCTCATCCATGTGCGCTCCAATCATTACTTTGTTGGTATCGGCATCTTGTTGAGTTCCTTTTTTAACTGCATATACATTACCCATTGCATCGGTATAAACATCATCGACCAAAGGGGCAACCATTTCCATTATTACAGCACGCAAGCGCTGTTCAAATCCAGGAGCAGCAGGAATTCTACAAAACTTACTGAGCAAAGCAATATCAATCATTTTTTCTCTCTTTTATATCTAAAATATGCAGTAGTAGCTTTAAATTTTGGACTAAATCCCTTTTTATAAAAGTACTACTATCAAAGTATTTATAATTTGGACAAATTAACTAAAAAAAGAACGCTCCAACGAATCCTAATTCGTCTCTTTTGTTTTTATTTCGTTAAAATTAAGTTTTTAAAATCTTAAAATAGGCTTAAATATGAGTAGATTGCCTAATCTCCTGTGGCAGCCTTTACACCATCTCCTGTCGTAACGGCTCGTCTAGTTGGGTAAGCAAAGTCCATATCTATATTATCAGGATGATTAAATTCATCCAAAATTTTCTCCCAAAGAAAGCTCGTTGTATTTCTGCGTTTTTTGGGCTCACAAAGATAACGTAAGGTTAACAATACGCCACTATCTTCTACACTCGTGTAAACAATTGGAGTTACCTTATGATAATAAATAAGATATTTTCCCGAAGCAGATTGAAGTTCTTTTTTGGCATGTTCACTTACTTTGGGCGCATGTACATTCAAGGTGTTCTCCAAGACCTCCTTGCATTTTTTCCAATTGCTCTCAAAGGTCACCAGAACTTTTATTTCATTCCAAATATAATCCAAGCCTTCGTTATAATTCGCCAGTGGTGTTTTAAAAATTTTGGAATTAGGAATATGAATAATTCTCCCCGTGCTTTGTTCGTCTCCAACCCAATTTCCTACTTCTACAATAGAAAATTGAAACAGATTAATGTCTACTACATCTCCAATTTGGTTATCAACTTGAATCCGATCTCCTACCTTAAATGGTTTTTGAAGCAAAATAAAATACCAACCTGCCATATTAACAATGGGGTCTTGAAAAGCAATCGCCAGACCTGCCGATAACAAACCAAGGTAGGTTGCAAAATCGCCAAAATGATTTGCCCAAACCAAAGCTATTGCTACAATTCCAATTAAGTACACTCCATAAGTAAGGCTCTTACGCCAAGTGTACCGTATGGCTAAATCGTTCTGTAACTTCATGATAGAGCGTACCATTAGGCGTTGAAACAACCATAATAGTAACACAATTATAAAGGTAGTTAAGCCTTTGCTCTCCGTTTCTGTTAGTCCATCCGAAAATTGATGAAACCATTCTAATATTACATCCATTTTTATACTTAATCACAGGTACAATGATACTTATTGCCTAAGTCAATCACTGTAATAATAATAGGGTCATTCTCACAATCTCCCACAATTACACGCACATTTTGGTTGTCTCTAGTCATTCCTTCATAAGCAATGGTAGGACACTTGCCAGGTTTTGCAGGTCTTGTTTTTTTATAATTAATAGTATTCTTATCAATAACTTCTTGAATTTCGAAAGCGTCAATTTTTCGACAATCCATACGGCAACGAGCATGATGTGTTAAGGCAATTCGGTTGCCTTTAAATTCTAAATCTCGTTCTGTAAATTCTTTGGGAGCAACAGGCTCTGTGGGTGCATCTTGGCTAGTGGTGGTTCCCCCTGGTCTTTCCTGATTTTTAGCTCCCGAAGGCTTTTCATTTTGGGTAGTTGTTACTGAATTCCCATGCTCTGGACCATATTCACAACTATTCAACAATAACAGTACGATAATCGCAACCATTATTATTCTAAAATAAGGATGAAACAAAATACCTAACATACTTTTATTTTCCATTTGAACGCTATCTAAACAAACAATATATTTCACTAAAAATCAACATTTTAACCTAAATCCATTT from Aureispira anguillae encodes:
- a CDS encoding M42 family metallopeptidase; its protein translation is MIDIALLSKFCRIPAAPGFEQRLRAVIMEMVAPLVDDVYTDAMGNVYAVKKGTQQDADTNKVMIGAHMDEIGFIVTHIEEGGFIRFHTLGGFDPKTLTAQRVIIHGKEDVVGCMGCKPIHLLTPAERGKPLGIKDYFIDTGMTQEEVERIISVGDPITRERELIEMGNCVNSKSLDNRLAVYMLFETLRELKDQPVPYDVYGVFTVQEEVGIRGASVAAQQVNPAFGLGIDVTIAFDVPGSQAHERITSLGKGCAIKIMDSSTICDYRMVNFMKATADKHDIKWQPEVLTGGGTDTAGIQRRGTDGAIAGCISIPCRNVHQVIEMSDKTDIRNGIDLLKTCLLEIDQYDWSFK
- a CDS encoding mechanosensitive ion channel family protein, producing the protein MDVILEWFHQFSDGLTETESKGLTTFIIVLLLWLFQRLMVRSIMKLQNDLAIRYTWRKSLTYGVYLIGIVAIALVWANHFGDFATYLGLLSAGLAIAFQDPIVNMAGWYFILLQKPFKVGDRIQVDNQIGDVVDINLFQFSIVEVGNWVGDEQSTGRIIHIPNSKIFKTPLANYNEGLDYIWNEIKVLVTFESNWKKCKEVLENTLNVHAPKVSEHAKKELQSASGKYLIYYHKVTPIVYTSVEDSGVLLTLRYLCEPKKRRNTTSFLWEKILDEFNHPDNIDMDFAYPTRRAVTTGDGVKAATGD
- a CDS encoding DUF4258 domain-containing protein — translated: MENKSMLGILFHPYFRIIMVAIIVLLLLNSCEYGPEHGNSVTTTQNEKPSGAKNQERPGGTTTSQDAPTEPVAPKEFTERDLEFKGNRIALTHHARCRMDCRKIDAFEIQEVIDKNTINYKKTRPAKPGKCPTIAYEGMTRDNQNVRVIVGDCENDPIIITVIDLGNKYHCTCD